One window of the Shewanella khirikhana genome contains the following:
- a CDS encoding efflux RND transporter periplasmic adaptor subunit translates to MRTRLIIPLALAMPLLVSGCMEAESAIPAPTIRPVKLIAIEDPLAGGQRSFPARVTANSRADLAFRIAGQLTELTLVEGQGVSAGSLLARLDDRDARNNLMAREAEHELLAADYERKAELLKRKLISQAEFDTIQAQLKSAKAALAAARDQLSYTQLTAPFSGTVAKRLVDNHQQVQPNQTVLTLQNNRLLDVSVQVPESLLADLKQASGLAKLDANVSFSAFPGHSFKANFKEYSTEITPGTQAYELVFSLPQPDAVQLLPGMSAELSFRLDGDGQPIAVVPVSALDKSDADGLVRVWRYQPTSGQVDAVPVTLGRVRAEGIEVLSGLQRGDQIVSAGISQLSAGMQVKPLHWQRGV, encoded by the coding sequence ATGAGAACCCGCTTGATAATTCCACTCGCACTCGCCATGCCCCTGCTCGTCAGCGGCTGTATGGAGGCCGAGAGCGCCATACCCGCGCCGACAATCCGTCCGGTGAAACTCATCGCCATCGAAGATCCCCTCGCGGGGGGGCAGCGCAGTTTCCCGGCGCGGGTAACGGCCAACAGTCGCGCCGACCTGGCGTTCCGGATTGCGGGCCAGTTGACCGAGCTGACGCTGGTGGAGGGTCAGGGTGTCAGCGCCGGTAGTCTGCTCGCCCGCCTCGATGACAGGGATGCACGCAATAATCTGATGGCCCGGGAGGCGGAGCATGAGCTGCTGGCCGCCGATTATGAGCGCAAGGCTGAGCTGCTCAAACGCAAGCTGATTTCCCAGGCCGAATTTGACACCATCCAGGCCCAACTGAAATCCGCCAAAGCGGCGCTGGCTGCCGCTCGGGACCAGCTAAGCTACACCCAGCTGACGGCGCCCTTTTCCGGCACGGTTGCCAAGCGTCTGGTGGACAATCACCAGCAGGTTCAGCCCAATCAGACGGTGCTGACGCTGCAAAATAACCGCCTGCTGGATGTCAGTGTGCAGGTGCCCGAGAGCCTGTTGGCCGACCTGAAACAAGCCAGCGGGCTTGCGAAACTGGATGCCAATGTGAGCTTCAGCGCCTTTCCCGGCCACAGCTTCAAGGCCAATTTCAAGGAATACTCCACTGAAATAACCCCGGGCACCCAGGCCTATGAACTGGTGTTCTCCCTGCCCCAGCCGGACGCTGTCCAACTGCTGCCCGGCATGAGTGCCGAGCTGAGCTTCCGTCTTGATGGCGATGGCCAGCCCATCGCCGTAGTGCCTGTGTCGGCACTGGATAAGAGCGATGCCGACGGTTTGGTGCGGGTATGGCGTTACCAGCCCACTTCAGGTCAGGTCGATGCCGTACCCGTTACCCTGGGACGGGTGCGCGCCGAGGGCATAGAAGTGCTCAGCGGTCTGCAACGCGGGGATCAAATCGTCAGCGCCGGTATAAGCCAGCTCAGTGCGGGCATGCAGGTAAAGCCATTGCACTGGCAACGTGGGGTTTGA
- a CDS encoding LysR family transcriptional regulator: MKTEDIALFHRIVETGSLVAAADLLNLPKSTLSRRLQSLEEELKVKLFHRQARVISLTAAGTHFYQKSLGILSQLDETLIELTGDDAELTGHLRIQMFPLPETAILNRLIFRFMALHPRLTVEVIDSTEVVDMVKAHLDVAFLIENSIEEQDLVAKPVLTTELGFFASPEYLARCGEPRTLSDMADHNVALYRLVNGRIFNEFEVGMGPEVVKVKVQGNFCTNNLVLTREYALLGKGIVYLPAEMCDAYLATGQLRQLLPDFQPYVGECFLVYPSRRFVSQACRRFIDFVLQELTPDGKPMSMRSAVEPG, translated from the coding sequence ATGAAAACCGAAGATATTGCCCTGTTCCACCGCATCGTTGAGACCGGCAGTTTGGTGGCGGCGGCGGACCTGCTCAACCTGCCCAAGTCCACCCTGAGCAGGCGTCTGCAAAGCCTGGAGGAAGAACTTAAGGTCAAGCTGTTCCATCGCCAGGCCCGGGTCATCAGCCTGACTGCCGCCGGAACTCATTTCTACCAAAAGTCTCTGGGGATACTCTCACAACTGGATGAGACCCTGATCGAGCTGACCGGGGATGATGCCGAACTCACTGGTCACCTGAGGATCCAGATGTTCCCCCTGCCTGAAACCGCTATCCTGAACCGGCTGATTTTCCGCTTTATGGCGCTGCATCCCAGGTTGACGGTGGAAGTGATAGACAGCACCGAAGTGGTCGACATGGTCAAAGCCCACCTGGATGTGGCCTTTCTGATTGAAAACTCCATCGAAGAGCAGGACCTGGTGGCAAAACCTGTGCTGACCACAGAGCTGGGGTTCTTTGCCAGCCCGGAATACCTGGCCCGCTGCGGCGAGCCCCGTACCCTTAGCGATATGGCTGACCACAATGTCGCCCTGTATCGGCTGGTCAACGGCCGGATATTCAATGAATTTGAGGTGGGCATGGGGCCGGAGGTGGTCAAGGTCAAGGTGCAGGGCAACTTCTGCACCAACAATCTGGTATTGACGAGGGAATATGCCCTGCTGGGCAAGGGCATAGTCTATTTACCGGCGGAAATGTGTGACGCCTATCTGGCCACGGGACAACTGCGGCAGTTGTTGCCGGATTTCCAACCCTATGTGGGCGAGTGCTTTCTGGTGTATCCGTCAAGGCGCTTCGTCAGCCAGGCGTGTCGCCGTTTTATCGACTTTGTTCTGCAGGAGCTGACGCCGGACGGCAAACCCATGTCGATGCGCAGCGCCGTCGAGCCAGGTTAA
- a CDS encoding MATE family efflux transporter, protein MKDRHGLLTAPIGSVLLKMTLPNMLGILTILGFSLVDTFFISQLGTEALAAISFTFPVTLVLSSIAVGIGAGVSTNLGRLIGSGSAPEAKVFLHDALLLTFALIGTLASLGLVFIDPLFSLLGANEKSLPLIHEYMLVWYLGCPLLVLLMVGNQGLRATGDTKSPAKIMALAAIINLILDPLLIFGIGPFPRLEIEGAAIASVISWVVAMSLSGYLLIVKRRMLTLTEVVWSRLRDNWKRLAHIAQPAALMNLMNPIANAVIMAMLARIDHGAVAAFGAGTRLESVLLIVVMALSSSLMPFVAQNLGAGQPQRAREALMMSLRFVLLFQFLLYIPLALLAGPIAGLFSDDPQVVEWLTFYIIALPAAYGPLGVVIIVATSFNAFHRPMASLIINVCRLFLLMLPLCALGSFLYGVKGLMLALPLTNALMGIACYLLAGRVTEPDNVLGADAKARS, encoded by the coding sequence ATGAAAGACAGACACGGCCTTTTAACAGCGCCGATTGGCTCTGTACTGTTAAAAATGACCCTGCCCAACATGCTGGGGATTTTGACCATTCTGGGGTTCAGTCTGGTCGACACTTTTTTTATCAGCCAATTGGGCACCGAAGCCCTGGCCGCCATCAGCTTTACCTTTCCCGTTACCCTGGTGCTGTCCAGTATTGCCGTGGGCATAGGCGCCGGGGTTTCCACCAATCTTGGCCGTTTAATTGGTTCGGGCAGTGCCCCCGAAGCCAAGGTGTTTTTGCACGATGCATTGCTGCTGACCTTTGCCCTGATAGGCACCCTCGCCTCGCTGGGACTGGTATTTATCGACCCGCTGTTCAGCCTGCTTGGGGCCAACGAAAAAAGCCTGCCGCTCATTCATGAATACATGCTGGTGTGGTATCTGGGCTGCCCGCTGCTGGTGCTGTTAATGGTGGGTAATCAAGGGCTTCGCGCCACCGGCGATACCAAGTCACCGGCCAAAATCATGGCGCTGGCGGCCATTATCAACCTTATTCTCGACCCCTTGCTGATTTTCGGTATTGGTCCCTTCCCACGGCTCGAAATCGAAGGCGCCGCCATTGCCAGCGTGATTTCCTGGGTGGTGGCCATGTCGCTCTCGGGTTATCTGCTTATCGTCAAACGGCGGATGCTGACCCTCACCGAAGTGGTGTGGTCGCGGCTTAGGGATAACTGGAAACGGCTGGCGCACATTGCCCAGCCAGCGGCGCTGATGAACCTGATGAACCCCATTGCCAATGCCGTGATCATGGCCATGCTGGCCCGTATCGACCACGGCGCTGTGGCGGCCTTCGGTGCCGGTACCCGGCTCGAGTCTGTGCTGCTCATTGTGGTGATGGCGCTGTCATCGAGCCTGATGCCCTTTGTGGCGCAAAACCTGGGGGCGGGTCAGCCACAGCGGGCGCGGGAAGCGCTGATGATGTCGCTGCGCTTTGTGCTCTTGTTCCAGTTCCTGTTGTATATACCACTGGCATTGCTGGCAGGCCCCATTGCCGGGCTCTTCAGTGATGACCCACAGGTGGTGGAATGGCTAACCTTCTACATTATCGCCCTGCCCGCCGCCTACGGCCCGCTGGGGGTGGTGATCATAGTGGCCACCTCCTTTAACGCCTTCCACCGGCCGATGGCGTCGCTGATTATCAATGTGTGCCGGCTGTTTTTACTGATGCTGCCGCTGTGCGCCCTGGGCTCTTTCCTCTATGGGGTAAAGGGACTGATGCTGGCACTGCCGCTGACCAACGCCCTGATGGGCATTGCCTGTTATTTGCTGGCAGGACGTGTGACAGAGCCAGACAATGTGCTGGGCGCGGACGCGAAGGCGAGGAGCTAG
- a CDS encoding co-chaperone GroES — protein MNIRPLHDRVIVKRLEVESTSAGGIVLTGSAAEKSTRGEVLAVGNGRILENGTVRPLDVKVGDQVIFNEGYGVKKEKIDGQEVLILSEMDLMAVVE, from the coding sequence ATGAATATTCGTCCATTACATGACCGCGTAATCGTTAAGCGTCTGGAAGTGGAATCCACTTCAGCTGGTGGCATTGTGCTGACCGGCAGCGCGGCTGAAAAGTCTACCCGTGGCGAAGTGCTGGCGGTAGGCAATGGCCGGATCCTTGAGAACGGCACCGTACGTCCACTGGATGTAAAAGTTGGTGACCAGGTGATCTTCAACGAAGGTTACGGCGTGAAGAAAGAAAAAATCGACGGTCAGGAAGTGCTGATCCTGTCCGAAATGGATCTGATGGCTGTAGTGGAATAA
- the groL gene encoding chaperonin GroEL (60 kDa chaperone family; promotes refolding of misfolded polypeptides especially under stressful conditions; forms two stacked rings of heptamers to form a barrel-shaped 14mer; ends can be capped by GroES; misfolded proteins enter the barrel where they are refolded when GroES binds), whose amino-acid sequence MAAKEVVFGNDARVKMLAGVNVLANAVKVTLGPKGRNVVLEKSFGAPLITKDGVSVAKEIELEDKFENMGAQMVKEVASKANDAAGDGTTTATVLAQAIVNEGLKAVAAGMNPMDLKRGIDKAVAAAVIELKNLSQECADSKAIAQVGTISANSDESIGEIIATAMEKVGKEGVITVEEGQALENELDVVEGMQFDRGYLSPYFINKPETGSVELDNPFVLLVDKKISNIRELLPILEGLAKTGKPLLIVAEDVEGEALATLVVNNMRGIVKVAAVKAPGFGDRRKAMLQDIAILTGGTVIAEEIGLELEKATLEDLGTAKRVVITKDNTTIIDGNGAEEQIKARVTQIKQQIEETSSDYDREKLQERMAKLAGGVAVIKVGAATEVEMKEKKARVEDALHATRAAVEEGVVPGGGVALVRVASKISDVEVANEDQKHGVVIALRAMEAPLRQIATNAGEEASVVANTVKNGAGNFGYNAGNDSYGDMLEMGILDPTKVTRSALQFAASVAGLMITTEAMVAELPKADAPDMGGMGGMGGMGGMM is encoded by the coding sequence ATGGCAGCTAAAGAAGTAGTATTTGGTAACGACGCCCGCGTAAAAATGCTGGCTGGTGTAAACGTGCTGGCCAACGCCGTTAAAGTAACTCTGGGCCCTAAAGGCCGCAACGTAGTGCTGGAAAAGAGCTTCGGCGCGCCGCTGATCACCAAAGACGGTGTATCTGTAGCCAAAGAAATCGAACTGGAAGACAAGTTCGAGAACATGGGCGCCCAGATGGTGAAGGAAGTGGCTTCCAAGGCCAACGACGCTGCCGGTGACGGCACCACCACCGCCACTGTACTGGCTCAGGCCATTGTGAACGAAGGTCTGAAGGCCGTTGCCGCTGGCATGAACCCAATGGATCTGAAGCGCGGTATCGACAAAGCCGTTGCCGCCGCCGTAATCGAACTGAAAAACCTGTCCCAGGAATGTGCCGACTCCAAGGCCATCGCTCAGGTAGGTACCATCTCTGCCAACTCTGACGAGTCCATCGGTGAAATCATTGCCACCGCCATGGAAAAAGTAGGCAAAGAAGGCGTTATCACTGTTGAAGAAGGTCAGGCGCTGGAAAACGAACTGGACGTAGTAGAAGGTATGCAGTTCGACCGCGGCTACCTGTCTCCTTACTTCATCAACAAGCCAGAAACCGGCTCAGTTGAACTGGACAACCCATTCGTGCTGCTGGTTGACAAGAAGATCTCCAACATCCGCGAACTGCTGCCTATCCTCGAAGGTCTGGCCAAGACCGGCAAGCCTCTGCTGATCGTTGCCGAAGACGTGGAAGGCGAAGCCCTGGCGACTCTGGTAGTGAACAACATGCGCGGTATCGTGAAGGTTGCTGCCGTTAAAGCCCCAGGCTTTGGTGACCGTCGCAAGGCCATGCTGCAGGATATCGCCATCCTCACCGGTGGTACTGTAATCGCCGAAGAAATCGGTCTGGAGCTGGAAAAAGCCACTCTGGAAGATCTGGGCACTGCCAAGCGCGTTGTGATCACCAAGGACAACACCACCATCATCGATGGCAACGGTGCCGAGGAGCAGATCAAGGCTCGCGTAACCCAAATCAAACAGCAAATCGAAGAAACCTCTTCCGATTACGACCGTGAAAAACTGCAAGAGCGTATGGCCAAGCTGGCCGGCGGTGTTGCCGTTATCAAGGTTGGCGCTGCCACCGAAGTGGAAATGAAAGAGAAGAAAGCCCGCGTTGAAGACGCCCTGCACGCCACCCGCGCCGCCGTTGAAGAAGGTGTGGTTCCTGGCGGCGGTGTAGCCCTAGTTCGCGTTGCTTCCAAGATTAGCGACGTTGAAGTAGCCAACGAAGATCAGAAGCACGGTGTGGTTATCGCCCTGCGCGCCATGGAAGCCCCACTGCGCCAAATCGCCACCAACGCCGGTGAAGAAGCCTCTGTAGTGGCCAACACCGTGAAGAACGGTGCTGGTAACTTCGGTTACAACGCTGGTAACGACAGCTACGGCGACATGCTGGAAATGGGTATCCTGGACCCAACCAAGGTAACCCGCTCAGCACTGCAGTTTGCAGCCTCTGTAGCCGGTCTGATGATCACCACCGAAGCCATGGTAGCCGAGCTGCCAAAGGCCGATGCCCCTGATATGGGTGGTATGGGTGGTATGGGCGGTATGGGCGGCATGATGTAA
- a CDS encoding amidohydrolase family protein, with amino-acid sequence MNKLTAMLMVSLGLPSMALANDYDLVINNGRVMDPETNYDAVANVGIKDGVITAITKEKIKGKQTINAKGLVVAPGFIDTHFHSVDPFATKLVVADGVTTGMDLEAGATRIAQWYANKEKAGWQVNYGTTVGMNLARMLVHDSEVTINEPIDAANGGHYINESAKDGVQGWSLTRSSIPQMNQIMQLLDDGLRDGAIGIGVPAAYAARGITSYEQFEAQRTAARYGRLTSVHTRYHLNTQTPNEAPISLDEVLVNAMLLKAPLLMAHDNDYGWWENEEKLQLARKQGFNVWSEYYPFAAGSTLVSADFLRPELWEETLGNKYEETIYNPGTDKFLSKDEYLKLVKEQPGYFVVVHFPPRKQWMKYWLTIPEMVVASDAMQGVDKDGNLLPWDADVSKYAGHPRTASSYSTTLQMARDNGVPLMFTLSQLSYWTAKHLGDTGLEAMKQRGRVQVGKIADLTLFDPDKVAPRATYKNGENGLQPVGIPFVIVNGTIVVNKGKVLPVKPGQPIRFPVEEKGRYEPLDSNKWLGEHTINVPDMHVPDDTGAAALK; translated from the coding sequence ATGAATAAGCTGACAGCCATGCTCATGGTTTCACTTGGCTTGCCTTCCATGGCGCTCGCTAATGACTACGACCTAGTCATCAATAACGGCCGGGTGATGGACCCGGAAACCAATTACGATGCCGTGGCGAACGTCGGGATTAAGGATGGTGTGATCACGGCAATTACCAAGGAAAAAATAAAAGGCAAACAGACCATCAATGCAAAAGGTCTGGTAGTTGCGCCGGGGTTTATTGATACCCACTTTCACTCAGTGGATCCGTTTGCGACCAAACTCGTGGTGGCCGATGGCGTCACAACCGGCATGGACCTAGAGGCAGGTGCAACACGTATTGCCCAGTGGTATGCCAACAAGGAAAAGGCGGGCTGGCAGGTCAACTACGGCACCACGGTAGGTATGAACCTGGCGCGGATGCTGGTTCATGATTCAGAAGTGACTATCAATGAACCGATTGACGCGGCTAACGGTGGGCACTACATCAACGAAAGCGCCAAAGACGGTGTGCAGGGCTGGTCGTTAACGCGCAGCTCGATCCCGCAGATGAACCAGATCATGCAGTTGCTCGATGATGGATTGCGAGATGGTGCCATTGGTATCGGTGTTCCGGCTGCCTATGCGGCACGTGGTATTACGAGTTACGAGCAGTTCGAGGCGCAGCGTACTGCGGCACGTTACGGTCGCCTGACCTCCGTGCACACCCGCTATCACCTGAATACGCAAACACCTAACGAAGCCCCGATCTCACTTGATGAGGTGCTGGTTAATGCCATGTTGTTGAAGGCGCCGCTGCTAATGGCGCATGACAACGATTACGGCTGGTGGGAGAACGAAGAAAAACTGCAATTGGCCCGCAAGCAAGGCTTCAATGTGTGGAGCGAGTATTACCCCTTTGCTGCCGGTTCCACCCTTGTCAGCGCAGACTTCCTGCGACCGGAATTATGGGAAGAAACCCTTGGCAATAAGTATGAGGAAACTATCTATAACCCTGGCACCGACAAGTTTCTGTCAAAAGACGAATACCTTAAATTGGTGAAGGAGCAACCGGGATATTTCGTCGTCGTGCACTTTCCGCCGCGCAAGCAGTGGATGAAGTACTGGCTGACGATTCCTGAAATGGTTGTCGCATCAGATGCAATGCAAGGAGTGGATAAAGATGGAAATCTACTGCCCTGGGACGCGGATGTCAGTAAATATGCAGGACACCCGCGCACTGCATCGTCCTATTCTACGACCTTGCAAATGGCCCGCGACAATGGCGTACCGCTGATGTTCACCTTATCGCAACTGAGTTACTGGACAGCCAAACATCTGGGCGACACAGGGTTAGAGGCGATGAAACAGCGTGGTCGCGTACAGGTTGGCAAAATTGCTGACCTTACCCTCTTTGATCCGGATAAAGTGGCACCGCGTGCAACCTACAAGAATGGCGAAAATGGGCTTCAGCCTGTGGGTATTCCGTTTGTGATCGTTAATGGCACGATAGTCGTCAACAAAGGAAAGGTTTTGCCGGTAAAGCCCGGTCAGCCGATCCGCTTCCCGGTCGAGGAGAAGGGACGCTACGAACCGTTGGACTCTAACAAGTGGTTAGGTGAACACACCATCAATGTACCTGACATGCATGTGCCTGATGATACCGGTGCGGCAGCGCTGAAATAA
- a CDS encoding amidohydrolase family protein codes for MRTCLKMAFAFTLSVTTPFIAFAQHYDVVIQNGRVMDPETKFDGVRNVGIKDGQIAVITSNSISGKKIIDATDHIVAPGFIDLHAHGLNIGDYRMQAMQGVTTMLELESGILPVSDWYEGQAKKKLPLNYGAAAAWTYARIATFTEKPPEATAEYFQGVQGRADWKMNIATPEQQDKIMKLVEQGLDEGALGIGINAGYAPGYGQKEYYALAKLAAKRGVATFTHARYASNMEPQSSFEAIQELIANAALTGAHMHICHINSNSLKDIHSTLELVDDAIAKNINITVGAYPWGAASTVVGAAMFSGDGWRERMGSTAQNFQLGTQRMTEEQLSDYQKNKPGTFITWHFLDESNPDDLALLDASILHPNVLIESDEMFWMSMDSKGNVENYAGDNWPLPEDLFSHPRSNGTFAKILRSYVRERKLMSMQDALRKMSLMPAQTIEGFVPQMKKKGRLQEGMDADIVVFNPETISDVGTYEKPNQPAVGVQTVVVNGELVVTDGQLVLDAAPGKPIRRAIANK; via the coding sequence ATGAGAACCTGCCTTAAAATGGCTTTTGCGTTTACGTTGAGCGTAACTACGCCATTCATTGCATTTGCGCAGCACTACGATGTTGTCATCCAGAATGGCCGGGTCATGGATCCGGAGACGAAATTTGATGGCGTCCGCAACGTCGGCATCAAGGATGGTCAAATAGCTGTTATTACCTCAAACAGCATCAGCGGAAAAAAGATCATCGATGCCACCGATCATATTGTCGCGCCCGGCTTTATCGATCTTCACGCCCACGGGTTGAATATCGGCGACTACCGCATGCAGGCTATGCAGGGTGTAACGACCATGCTCGAGCTGGAGTCGGGCATTCTGCCGGTCTCAGACTGGTACGAAGGCCAGGCGAAGAAGAAGCTCCCGCTTAACTATGGGGCAGCCGCAGCGTGGACCTATGCCCGCATAGCCACGTTCACCGAAAAACCACCTGAGGCGACAGCCGAGTATTTTCAGGGCGTTCAAGGGCGGGCAGACTGGAAAATGAACATTGCCACACCAGAGCAGCAAGATAAAATCATGAAGCTTGTCGAGCAGGGCCTTGATGAAGGCGCCCTCGGCATTGGCATCAACGCCGGTTATGCGCCGGGGTATGGGCAGAAAGAATATTACGCCCTTGCAAAGCTGGCCGCGAAGCGGGGGGTCGCCACCTTCACCCATGCCCGCTACGCCAGCAATATGGAGCCCCAAAGTTCCTTTGAGGCGATTCAGGAACTGATTGCCAACGCCGCGCTCACGGGCGCGCACATGCATATCTGTCATATCAACAGTAACTCTCTGAAAGACATTCATTCCACACTCGAACTGGTGGACGATGCCATCGCGAAGAACATTAACATTACCGTCGGTGCCTACCCCTGGGGAGCTGCCAGCACTGTGGTGGGCGCTGCCATGTTTTCCGGCGACGGCTGGCGTGAACGAATGGGCTCAACGGCGCAAAACTTTCAGTTGGGTACCCAGCGTATGACAGAAGAGCAGCTGAGTGACTACCAGAAAAATAAACCTGGCACCTTCATTACCTGGCATTTTCTCGATGAGAGCAATCCAGATGACCTGGCTCTTCTCGATGCATCTATCCTTCACCCGAATGTGCTGATCGAGTCAGACGAGATGTTCTGGATGTCTATGGACAGTAAGGGCAATGTCGAAAATTACGCTGGCGACAACTGGCCGCTGCCCGAAGATTTATTCTCGCATCCGCGATCAAACGGTACATTCGCGAAAATACTGCGTTCGTACGTTAGAGAGCGCAAGCTGATGAGCATGCAGGATGCTCTGCGCAAAATGAGCCTGATGCCGGCGCAGACCATAGAGGGCTTTGTGCCACAGATGAAGAAGAAGGGACGCCTTCAAGAAGGTATGGATGCCGACATTGTGGTTTTCAATCCTGAAACCATTAGTGACGTTGGAACCTATGAAAAGCCAAACCAGCCTGCCGTGGGTGTGCAAACGGTGGTGGTGAATGGCGAGCTCGTGGTAACAGATGGACAATTAGTGCTGGATGCTGCGCCCGGTAAACCGATTCGCCGCGCGATAGCGAATAAATAA